One part of the Pristiophorus japonicus isolate sPriJap1 chromosome 21, sPriJap1.hap1, whole genome shotgun sequence genome encodes these proteins:
- the LOC139233647 gene encoding von Willebrand factor C domain-containing protein 2-like, which yields MVWLGSKHSPSRSVCCNKASRCWVPMAVLRKLSWVLSVCLILTHTAMPKAARVNDILSKGDSDYILPDYRGKGCINNNGFVFDVGEKFYPTAEACPCVCTEAGPVCRKPRCPRIPPRCIRVSYHACCPQCVQFRNSCQYGGKTYRLFQEFWPSACERCRCEANREVYCLTAECAPVHCVNPAYEPNQCCPVCKQGPNCFAGNTIIPAGVKVEMDGMSVCFCPYKDGSWEPQPQAICTPRGRRSSHPYPAKEERHWEWAQGPPASSQPHWEWAQGQ from the exons ATGGTGTGGCTAGGCTCAAAGCATTCTCCTTCTCGGTCTGTCTGCTGCAATAAAGCTTCACGCTGTTGGGTGCCGATGGCAGTATTGAGAAAGCTGTCCTGGGTCCTGTCGGTGTGCCTGATACTGACACACACGGCAATGCCCAAAGCGGCCAGAGTCAATGACATCCTTTCGAAAGGTGACTCTGACTATATACTGCCGGACTACCGAGGGAAAGGCTGCATCAATAACAATGGATTTGTGTTCGATGTGGGTGAGAAGTTTTACCCCACGGCGGAAGCGTGCCCCTGTGTCTGCACTGAAGCGGGTCCTGTGTGCCGAAAGCCCCGGTGCCCACGAATCCCCCCGCGCTGTATCCGTGTGAGCTACCACGCCTGCTGCCCACAGTGTGTGCAGTTCCGCAATTCCTGTCAATATGGAGGCAAGACCTATAGGCTCTTCCAGGAGTTCTGG CCATCTGCCTGTGAGCGGTGCCGATGTGAAGCTAACCGAGAAGTGTACTGTCTGACTGCGGAATGTGCTCCTGTCCACTGCGTTAACCCAGCGTATGAGCCCAACCAGTGCTGCCCCGTGTGCAAACAGG GACCCAACTGCTTTGCAGGAAACACCATTATCCCAGCTGGTGTGAAAGTGGAAATGGATGGAATGTCTGTTTGCTTCTGCCCGTATAAGGACGGCTCCTGGGAACCTCAGCCACAAGCGATCTGCACCCCCCGCGGGAGGAGATCGTCTCATCCTTATCCTGCAAAGGAAGAGCGCCACTGGGAATGGGCACAGGGCCCACCCGCAAGCTCACAGCCACACTGGGAATGGGCACAGGGGCAGTAG